The following nucleotide sequence is from Apium graveolens cultivar Ventura chromosome 4, ASM990537v1, whole genome shotgun sequence.
TGGGGTGATTTGCATTGGGGAAATCTTGAAGACTTACTTACACAAATGTTTTATAAACATGTGGCAACGAGGGCTCCACCCGGATCTTAAGTGTTCCAGCCATACCGGAACGAAGCCATCTGAGGGGCGGTGAAAAATCCTCTCGTGAGGTTCTGGCCACCTCTACTCAATATCAGGAGTTAACTGAAATGCGGCCCGGATTGCTTTGTCCATGTCGACCGGGTCGACCTCCGCATAGAAGTCCTTCAATTGGTAGTGATCTCGGCTAATCCCGAACGCAGCAAAAGTGTCTTCTGGGGCACCCTGATTATACACTCCCGGATGGCCATCCTCGTGCCTCTCATATCTAACCCGAGCATAGTAAATGCTATCTTCGAACCCGGTAAGTTTCCTGACAAAGTGGTATATAATATCGGACCAACGGCCTTTGTAAAGATAACCGAGTTTTCCGGAAGCCGCTTAAAGCGGAAACTAGAGATTGTTCCCACAGATCCGGACCCTTTCTTCACCATCTCGCCCCAGATCTGTTCTTTTCCGGAAGAATCCGGCTCACTATCGTCTTCAGAAAAAGATGGGTAGCAGTTAAAGACTCTCCTAGCCCGCTCCTTGttccggaccatatacctattaaaatgaaggtcagtGTGCCTGGGCCCTAcagattttatttgttttgctaAGCGGTCCGGATCAAGAACGTTATGTTAATTTTACCATAACCTAATGATCCGGACCGTCAATGCCagtccaacccggaaaaacatcaacgatccggatcatgttaactataagccaaaaaatttgaaaatcatgGACCCGGATCCAAGTAACAAGCACCCAGATCCGGATCCATAGCAACCAAAAATAGCGTGAAAAACCCAAGTCATATAATTCTACCCAAATACTTTTCGCAGATCCGGGTCTTATACCCCGTACCCGGATTAAAATCTAAAACCCTAACCCACAAACAGAAATTTTGGGAATCAAAAAGCAAAACACAACACCTTTATATACACACACGATTTTTCTatcaagaacacgaagaacagtTACGACAAAACCCCAGAAAAAATCGACAACAAACCCAAGAAAAATCGAACCAAAAACAGCCGAAACATACCGATCTAACCATAAATATCCAACAAAAACACAATcaaacaacaaccacaacaaaaACTGCCCAAAAATAAGAAATCAACCACTAAATCGAAGCATGCAAAAACTCGAATAAAAATGCGAGAAATCAAGAAAGAAAATTGAAGAAAGGGAAGAATAGAACTTACAAATCACGAGCAAACGGGTAGAAATGGCGGCACGGCGACAGAGAACTCCAACAGAGAAGGCAGCCCTTCAAAATATTTTTTGGGAGAAAAAGAGAGATGTGACTGTTGGTTTACTTCTTTGAtgagaaaataaaaaatgaagTAGAAATGGAGAACAGCATTTTATAGGCCTAAGAGAAGGAACAgcccctgccacgtggcagggtGTGGTTGGCTAGCAAAACAGTTACAAAAAAACCCCTTGTGtatctatatatttatatatacacatTAAACCGCATTAAACCCCATAATGATTATGAGCCGAATTTCTAGGGAATAACTGTCAAAATTTCAAATTCATGGGAGGGAAAAAGGCCAAAAAACGTTACAAATTCCACAATCTACGCAGAGTCTGCAACCTCCTACCCGGATCGTGGAGACCTACCTGGAAAAAAGGAATCCGGATCTGGGAGACATCAAAAGTCCAAGAAATTTCCCCCCAAGGCAACATTATTTCTCTACCTTAATCCGAATTGGTATCTaatacaccagatccggattggggggcaaacaggagcagaaatttttctgaagcatcaactcttctaccttaatccggattggtatctaatacaccagatccggattgtgggacaaccaggagcagaaatttttctgaagcaGCAACTCTTCTACCCTAATCTGGATTGGTATCTAATACACCAGATCTAATACACCAGATCCGGAACACACAACAACCTTTCTATTACATACATACATCTTCATGTTCTCCAAAACCCTATTCTTATTCTTACatcggaggcgccgtgggagccaaaccccccttccggtgttgttttgcagataCCCAACAAGCAGCTACTCCTCATTTGCACCCAGAAGGTCTAGGAACGGCGTCGGACGGAGCCGtccgctcaccggagttatcaaaTCTGATTGTAAATAGTGATGCAATTTGGTTTCCAATTTCGGTCATTTATTTGTTTAATATTAGATTCAAATGcaaaaataattgaataattcTGAAACTAATCTGATGAACTGGGCCTGTCAATGGTATATGTTAGTATAGTACAGCCAAATTCCGACCATAATGGAACACTGTCAAAGCAGTTAGTTCGGAACTTGTATAATAAAACAAGTAACATGCCCTTTTATTATACTTACAACTTACTCTTTCAAACTTAGAATATATTCCACTTAAATATATTCTACTTATTTGATTAGCTAGCACCTAGCAGCTAGCATTCTATAATCTCATCACCTATACAAAAACAATACACTCCAAAACTTCTCTGATTCTATGAGAGACAGTACATAAGATATCAAAACCCTTCTCTCTCCTCTCCTATCTATCATCCTTTCTTTAGCTCTTATGATAATGAGCCCTGCAATATCACTTAAACTTTCATGGAACTTCTTTCCTTTCCTCATATTAGTCCTTTGTTCAACCACTGAATCCTTGTCAACTAAACATTCTCATTTCAGAGAAGCCCCACAATTCTATAATTCTCCAACATGTCCTTCCCTTCTTTACAACAACATTAGTAACACCAATGAAATCACCAACATTAATGGTAGTACCAAAATGATATGTTCTGTCAATGCTGTCCATGTTGCAATGACCCTTGATGCCGCTTACCTTAGAGGCTCAATGGCCGCGATTTTATCCGTTCTTCAACACTCTTCTTGTCCGGAAAATGTTGTGTTTCATTTTGTTACATTAGCTACTAACGACAGTCTTAATGTCACGATTGCTAGATCATTTCCTTACTTGCAATTCAGAGTGTACACTTTCGATGATTATGCTGTTTTAGGCTTAATTTCAACTTCTATTCGGGCAGCGCTTGATTGTCCTTTAAACTATGCCCGGAACTACCTAGCTGAACTCCTCCCTATTTGTGTGCAAAAGGTCATCTATCTTGACTCCGATATTATACTTGTTGACGACATTGCCAAATTGTTAGAAACTCCACTAGGTGATGAAGCAGTTGTTGCAGCTCCAGAGTACTGCAATGCAAATTTTTCATTTTACTTCACTCCAACATTTTGGTCCAATCCGTCACTTTCTTTAACATTTGCGGGGCGAAAAGCGTGTTATTTTAATACGGGTGTTATGGTGATTGATCTTCAAAGATGGAGAAACGGAGATTACACAAGGAAAATCGTTGAATGGATGGAGCTACAAAAAAGAATGAGAATTTACGAATTAGGCTCATTGCCGCCATTTTTACTAGTGTTCGCAGGGTACATAGCACCTGTGGATCATAAATGGAATCAACATGGACTAGGAGGAGATAATTACAGGGGATTGTGCAGGGATTTGCATCCGGGACCGGTCAGCTTATTGCATTGGAGTGGAAAGGGAAAGCCTTGGGTTAGGCTTGACTCTAATCGTCCGTGTCCGTTAGATGCTCTTTGGGCGCCTTATGATCTTTTACAAGCACCCGATCTTCTCGAGTCTTAGTCCAAGGTACATAGTAATCACTAACATGATCTTGttaactttcttttcttattAATGTTTGTTAAACTTATTTTTTCCGAATTCAGAATACCTACAAAACGTTATAAATCTTGTAAATTTCTTGAGAGTCGTAATCCAAAGTACATAGTGTTAAGTAACCAATAGCTCTAAAACTTAATCGACTCATATGACTTGAGCAGAGTGTTGCTCACTGCTCAGATAACATGATCTTAGTACATGTTTTGACAATTTGTTCAATATTTCAATACAGGCTTGTGTTGTGATCAAGAGAGAAAACAGAAAGCGATCGGAACTGTAGTTGGAATCAAGAAGATCAATCTGTTGGAATCTCAGTCCACTTACATAATCGTGATTGGCGGTAAAGGCAACATAACATAATGGCACGGTCAGTTAAAGACCACTTTTTAATCCTTTTTGTAATTGTATTAGTGACGCTCAACTATGTTGTTGCTAATGCATTCGATGACAGAATCGGATTAAACAATGTAAGCGGGAGGGATTTGTACATGTACATTATACAGATACAGATACAGAGAAAGActttttatataatattatagaGTAATTTGTATCCAGGCTACTCGCGGCATTTAAATATATGTAAATTGAAAAGGTAAACATTGCAATGGCCTGCGAATGGTTTGTTTGGGTCATCATCGATCTGTCATCTGTATGTAAATTATTGTTAACTTTAGTGTTTGTTGAGAGTCATGAGCATATTGCCCCGCCATTTTGGGGAAATGTAGCATGGACAAATGAATATGCTGCGACTTCATTTGATTATGGGTAGTTTCTTAGATTTGGAAgttaaaataacatcaaattacTACTATTTGATTAGTGAAAGTAATAGCAAGGGTAAAAAAAGAGAATCAGTTAAAAGTCAACATAAAATCATGTGTATGGCCTCATAGATTTTGATCATAGATCTTGTTAAATGCTTTTAGGTCAGAGTGAAACAAGTATAAATGATTTTCAAACGGAAGCCTCGTGTTCATTAATTTTGGAACAATACTAGATACTGTCTTTTGTCCCAACAATTTCGAATATCAATtgttataaatatatatatatatatatatatatatatatattattaattctaaaaaaatCTATAACAATATACAAGATTAATGAGTTACAAACTTCGGTGTATATTCTACAAAAAATATATTATGTTAAATCcgtaataattatatttttattcataatCCGACACACTATTTTAAAAAACTCAATCGCATTAGAGGTCTGGAATCGAATTGTGTTAAATAGTTCTCCACCGAACATTTTGGTTAGAATTTGAAATATATAGAATctgaaatatatatattattgaggGCACATGTACATTATGCATAGTGTCTGGGGAAAGGCCAAACAGAATGGCTGTAAGACTAAGCTTGGCGTAACAAGGGACTATATGAACATCATCATAATCGATAATTAAAGCCACCGCATTGCTAGGTGGGAGAGAACGTTCGCGCTAATTCAGTTCGATTTGAACAGTCTATGTATTCAATTAAATAAAGACAAACATATTAACTATCTAGCATCTACATTGGTAAGTTGGTCAGTATGATTAAAGATTTgagtaaataataataataattgtaGTAGAGAAAGATATGACGTGCATGGTTGAACTTGGGGCTATCAAAAAAGAAAGTGTCGGCGAGTTAATTTCGGGGTGTGAAATGGAAACGAGAGTTCAAGGACAGTTAGGTCATCATGCACATGTATTCAACAATATTTCACATATTTTTTTATAGAAATAAATAAGTAACAAAATCATGTCATAGAAACTAAAAAGGAAGGACTAGTTCCCACCATGACCTGTAAACACGTGGCTTTCCTCGGACTAAAGAAATTAAAAACACACTAAAAAAATTTGTCGGCAGAGTTGAAAAGAATGCCGGGTCCCAGTTAACttctaaatataatataaataactaaTGTAAAAACTCGTGTGAGGGACGTGCATGTGTATATAATGAAATATTATTTCGAACAAACTTGCACCTATAAAGAAATAATCGGGATCAGGGAGAGATTAATCTCAGACTCTGCCCCAATCCccaattttttaataaaatttccTCTTTTCCGGCTTTCTAAGAATTTCTGAATCTTCGACCTGAACAGGGTCGAAATCGGATTGATGTTAGGAGGGGCGAGGTTAATACTCATCCCTATTTATTTGGTTGAGACTAAGATATGGAGAGTGGAAAAAAATGAGCATATTCATTATTACTTTGTCACACTCCTCGATTATTAATACTTATGCTAGCTAGCGAGGTGGGTTTATATATATGAGGTGAGTCAAATAAAATGGGAAAAAGGTAGGTAAATTAATAAGAATGCAagatatattaaaattaattaaaagaCATGCTCTCTTAAAACATAATAATCAATGTAGTATACTCAGAAAAGTATAATCAATTTCGATTATACGTATAGATATCgtatgattttgattattgaattattttttttttttaaaaaactaagTTGGCCAATAGGAGACcgtaaattattgtctaatttaaattttttaatactatttttttaaattttagaaatatacttaataacaaataatgaaatgcactatatttaatatattatttatattagatcaaattttaatattttatttttcctGTGTAACTGTCGGACTAACCCAAATCATTGTTCAAAAACTCCACTGTCTTAGCCAAGATATCGACCGAGTACACATACCGGAACTTATTCACGAGCTGATTTTCTATTAGTCTAATAAAACCCGTTTTTGAGTCTAGCTCGATTCAAACTCGGTTATACTCGGATTAAACATTAAAAGGTCTAAAAATgaataaatgctaaaattatattgaaccaataaaattatttaattatttaagaGTGTTACAAAATTTACTCATTCACCTCACTATGTAATATATAAATGCCCGATTTCGTATCAAATTAATGATTTTGACCTCCATTATGAAGTGTCAATAATATTTTTTCCGTTATCTAGGAGATGTATACAATAATGATAAGAATAAGAGTAATATATATTGTTGCGGTTGGTTTCATCTTTAAAGTAATTTTTGATTTTTATACTATACgtatatattataataaattagttttaaaagttaaCTTTTTAATATATTAGATTTTTCATCCGAGTACTCATTCCATGTACTCCGAGATTAAACTAATTAAATACTCTTGACTCGGTAAACTCACTAAATCAAACTTAATTAAACTgaattatttttttcaaaaaataaagacaaaaaagtataaaaaatatttaatattataaaaaatataaatcatAACAATTAATAATATGTGTGTGGGTGTGTTTGCTTAAATAACAAGTCGTGgcattttaaaatatttataataaaactAAAAAAACTACAATTAAAATATAGccacataaataatataaatcatcATTTTACTTACTCAATAGTTAAAGTTATAAAAAGAGAAAATGTGACTTATCCAATAAGAATTTTAAAGTAAACTTAAAAATTAAGTAGCACATGTGGCATGTGGTAGTGACATGAAATTTGTAAGTAGGAGGTGTAAAGTTCGATTCCTATCAAATGCACAAATTCTACTTCTTTTCAACAAAAAATGTGTAAGGACAAATGCCACATTAATTATATTTGGAATTCTTCTTCAAGACCCAATATAGACCAGGTTGTTCTAGACTCATAACAGACTAAAGACAACCCAAGTGGTCAAGGCCCATTAATTACACTTGAAATTCTTGTTCAAGGCCCAATACAGACCAGGTTGGTCTAGGCTCGTAACAGACAAAAGATATTCCAAGTGGTCAAGGCCCACTAAcagaggtcgtcaaggtccagTCTAGGCTCATAACAGACTAAAGGAAACCCAAGTGGTTAAGGCCCACTAACAGAGGTTGCCAAGGTCCACGAACATGAGCTGTTCACAAATTAGGCTCAATACAGATAGAAGATAAAAGACATGTGTCCAACACGGACACAAATTCCTACAAGGAAGGATCCAATATTCCTTCCCTTACCAGGAttcctaattaccatctaagaCTCTGTTTGGAattgctgttaaaaattgttgtgctgttagaaaaagtgTTGCTAAAAAAAGTgttgttgtaaaaatcagatgactgtttggtaatttttttgataagtatatgttttgatgcaaaaaataaaaaataataatgattttggtaggctttgatggtgaaatcagcatATGCTTCCCGCACCAGCTGAAaagtgttagtcgctaaacacgcgctaatattacacgcaagtatacgagttcgcaagtaatatagaatcttttctagttcgttcccacagagactgtattggttaactaattaattcatgcacttaagcaacaatgtatggttattatttaatgctaagacgataacaaattgaggttgtttataactaagaattaagctaacaattataactacgagaataagattgattatattgagaccctatatgtctatagaatttgacaacataacggtttaagcacaagttatctatcttgattacacggggcaagtaagatggttaaaattacctacgaatcatgtataacaataacacatgaaactgtgctagcatgacaagttctaaatccttaaattcactatcACTTCATTAAGAaataacacactatcttataagttcgcgacgctcataagacgaatacacacaaccaatactaggatatcaatcaaccaccacatactaaggtatcaaaataatttaactaaagaaatccataaataaatccgctagaaccccacgataacgattagcccatgatcagactcatcatcaatgtgagttccgatgaaagcatggtataccaaacgtagtctttataacgaataaataaaaccaagtacaaacaagagtaaaggttcacaagtaagaaaactagcatccaaatacaacttaaaacaaagattcataagtaaaaacaagatcttctttgccttcattcaattatgctaaaacggtcttcttacggctctccttgcaCTCCGGTATGTCTCTCTCATAAAAAtgttcttatttgaatatatatagcagcccgTTGCAATCTGGAAGTCTCCCCACTTAGAATCGAATTAGAATCAAGATTCATATTTTCCGTACCGGCGCGGCCGCGTACTAACACAACGCGGGCGCGCCATCCTTCTCGaaaaaactcagatttcatctttttcctactgcttcgagccggctttccatgagcttttattccaacaccaccttgacaccaaattagcatcaaaataatgctaattcacctgattcacagattaatgcctgaaatttaaaaacactagaaaatacgttaaaacacttaacaacttgagtacaaatgcatcaattcaaagcttattagagcattataaagtgtcatacatgccactcaacatacccccaaacttgaatcgatgcttgtcttcaagcataaacagactcaaagaacaagagaataaaaatgcatgaatgcaactaatatgaatgaaacgatcccaatagaataactaaaccaatcgacaagcaacatatcaacaaatgcagttactcgcataaagatcaattaaatcatacaaatcaacttacaaattagagacgtgcgtgtgtgcagatgcttacagatatactatcgcaactagatcgataatcatgactcactacttatcaagaTAATCGTAAGTTTGTaaacagaataaaagctagagtcaaaataacttataacacttcaattttttatatcggagtttaacatgaattcatgcttttattcacaataaaacaACATAAGTATGCTTaattgatcgtgcaatgagtgaggtccataaaagacttatataatagtacccatgtagcgaacGTTAGGTTAGCGGGCCCCatactataaaagccttaggtcactaggcacaaagtcccctaagaacttaacaGCTCGAGTACTAAAGAACCCACgcatgatcaattatacataacacttatttttttcttgctttttttgttttttttttccttttttttttctttctttttttctttctttttctttttctacgAATTTTtaaatgagtgtgtttcgctccatctcatccaaccctagactactcatataaatataagccggctactagccatttgacacctaccCACACAACTAGTAATGAACTCCAATttcctccaatttttaaatatccatgtcttttattattaagagaatatcctaaattctaaatataaacaagcgattaaacctcgacaaaacAACAAACCATGATTAtaatctagcactctagcaacctataagacttagtgaaatacaagtgtctctagcatgcaaatcaacttaatacgacttaacatctctaaaacatcactacactagcatcaatatcacaagtcaactggaaaaattatcccagggatcatgttataatgcaaatgcatgaaaactatatgaacaaaataacataaaactaccaaaaataaataaaaataaaaaactatatggcaaaatatgcaaacta
It contains:
- the LOC141718794 gene encoding putative galacturonosyltransferase-like 1 — encoded protein: MIMSPAISLKLSWNFFPFLILVLCSTTESLSTKHSHFREAPQFYNSPTCPSLLYNNISNTNEITNINGSTKMICSVNAVHVAMTLDAAYLRGSMAAILSVLQHSSCPENVVFHFVTLATNDSLNVTIARSFPYLQFRVYTFDDYAVLGLISTSIRAALDCPLNYARNYLAELLPICVQKVIYLDSDIILVDDIAKLLETPLGDEAVVAAPEYCNANFSFYFTPTFWSNPSLSLTFAGRKACYFNTGVMVIDLQRWRNGDYTRKIVEWMELQKRMRIYELGSLPPFLLVFAGYIAPVDHKWNQHGLGGDNYRGLCRDLHPGPVSLLHWSGKGKPWVRLDSNRPCPLDALWAPYDLLQAPDLLES